The stretch of DNA TTTCTGTTTGTGTTGAACGTTTCGGGGGATTGATTTTGTTGGTAAtaattgtttctttttgggtGTGATGCCTCAGATGTTGCTTTTAATTCTATGTTgggattattattatttttttcaccTGTTCTACTAAAAAGAAGTCGCGGGTCGAATTGTTTTGAAAGCTGCCAACTGTTGGAATGTTCAGACTATATACTCGTATTATTtgatatttcagagttgaattcttggATTTCAGTTTAGGGGAGGTAGCAACTTGTTGCATATtgcaaaaatcatgcataatttttttgttttgaaaaatcATTTGGGCGTGAGAAACATACTGCAGTAAAAGTTCATGTGAACTTGTCAGCAGTATGATGATTCATAGTCAACTGCAGTCGAGAAACGAAGAAGCCTTTAAATTTGAAGCTCATGCTTTGttgattaaattattattcAGGCTAATTTTCAACTAGAGGGGAGAAACTGTGACAGTCCGAAAATTTCCTTTCAGTTCACTGTTTATTTTTTATGCAATGGGTATCTATTCTCCTTCAAAATTATCACCCCTTTAAAATGCAGTTCGTTCTGCGGCGACTTGTTTCAAACTTAATTTGGCATCCTAACCTGTAAGGTTTTCTGCTTTTGAgtgatttatgatttgattcTGTTTGAGATATCGAATCATGCTATAGGTGTTGCGGTGGGGTTGGGAGTTGAATAAAATAGGAAGGTACTACTCGGACATTAAATCCTAGTTCAACAAGAGCTTAAGTTGCCATGGTTGAACCTGTGCAGAATAATCCTAATATGCTACAAAATTTATTCGGAGTTCGCATACTACTCGTTCCCTGCTCATGGTTTTCATGGTTAAAACCTTCCCAGACCAGGCTTTGGGTTTGATGTATCTGCATTCTACTTGACAGTTTTTTCTCTTGATTTTGAAAATCTTTGATACTTTTTCTGATCCTTCTCCAATATCTTGTTCTTTTTTGGAGTTTCAGTAATGACTTGTAACTTAGCCAGAGAGGCTCTGGACCTGCTACGAGAAAAAAAAGACGGTTTTGACATTGTAATCAGTGATGTAAACATGCCTGACATGGATGGTTTCAAGCTTCTGGAGCACGTTGGCCTGGAGATGGATCTTCCTGTCATAAGTAAGCTACTTATCTCCTATTAATGCTTTACGAATCAGTAAAATCTTATCTACCATGTCCAATTCTTTGATCTTTTGGTATCGGAAGTGAAGATTGGCTCGTTACCACTTTTCTCCAAAGTTCGAGCTCATGGATTTTACATTGATCCTACACAGTGATGTCCGTTGATGGGGAAACAAGCAGGGTGATGAAGGGAGTTCAACATGGCGCATGTGATTATCTTCTGAAGCCAATAAGGATGAAAGAGCTTAGAAACATATGGCAGCATGTTTTGAGGAAACGGATGCATGAGGTGAGAGATATTGAAGGGCACGAAAGTGTGACCGAGCAACCTGATGATGTCTACTTGTTTGGTGGAGATCTGAATtcaggaaagaaaagaaaagatgcTGATAACAAGCACGATGAAAGAGCATGTGGTAACCTTTTATCCGTGAAGAAATCAAGGGTCGTTTGGACCGTTGATCTTCATCAGAAGTTTGTGACAGCAGTGAATCAAATCGGACTTAGCAGTAAGTTTAAGATCTTTCTTGTTTCTCATCAATAAAATAACGACTTTTTTCATTGATTTCTTGTGAGTCATAATAAATGTTCGAATGTTATTTGCGTGACAGAAGTTGGCCCAAAGAAAATACTCGACTTGATGGGAGTGCCATGGTTAACAAGAGAAAACGTAGCTAGCCACTTGCAGGTAAATGTGAGGAAGGGAtggtaatttttgaaaatatgaagtTAAATCTTTGTCCAATAAAAACTTCAAGGTTTCGGGAAATCGTGTGACATTTTGTTGTTTTGCTTTACAGAAGTACAGACTCTACTTGAGCCGCTTACAAAAAGAAAATGAACTTAAAATCGTGTTTGGTGGGGTGAAAAACTCGGCTATCACTTCAAAAGACCCTGCTGAAAATGTTTGTCTTGAAAACTCAGATACACAGATACACAAGAATCTGATGCCGAACAGTGATGCCAAATTCTGTGATGTAAACGGGAAAGGGATTCTTTCAATGCCAATGGGAGATTGCATGAATTCTCTATTTGGAGACGTCAAAGATGCTTCGGAAAGCGCTCCCGCTCCCTCAAGGATTAGTTGCGATTCTGATGTAAAATCTGAACACAAGATCCAAGTTCAATACTCGTCGCTTCAATTCAAACAAGAACACAATCCACAGTTCCAGTCAGAGAAACAGTTTGATCACATGATGTCTCCCATTCAAGTGGATTCTTTAGAAAGCATTTTCAATCATAATCGTATACAAACAGAAGATCATAGAGAGAGCAGAAGTCAAGGCACTGGAAAAGTAACGAAAGTTGAAAGTGTAGGCGCCTTGTTTTCTGTTCAACCTGAGAGATCGATTTCATGTTCTACATTGAACATGAAGAGCCACAACTCGGGACAGAATCCATTTGACAATACAGAATGTGACCAAAGAAACTTGATTCTTGAAACAGGATCAACTTTCAGGTTGTGGGATGAGGTATTCAATAGTTATTCCAAGGAACCTGGGAATATAGAATCTTACGGTCTGGGTGATCGAGAACTCATTTATGATGTTTCACCACATTTGTATGGTTCATTGGATGTTGAACACGAGTACGGGAGTGACACTCTGGAACACCCTGTAATAGGCCGAGGTCTGTATATCGCATAATCCTCAACTAATGATCAggaatgtcttgtttattgggGTTGTGTTTATTGAAAGCAAAAAGGAATATTGCTAATGTTCCAATTCCCTGAGAGAACCATTTTTTCGTAGAATGGTTGTTTTCAACATAAAAGCGATACAGATAATAAGAAAGCATTTTTTTGTATATATGTTGGACTACAGACTTGAAGATAGACAGGCAAAGGAAGATGTTCAATCCATGAATGGGGTGGTGGATAGCTTTGATTGATAGTTGTAAACAAGAATAACTTGTTCTGGAACATAATGGGTGGTGAGGAATAACTTAATTTGCAATACAGAAAAATGATCAAGAAATTTcatttaaagatttttctaattATGCATCAATTCAGTTTGATTAATTACCTTCCAAAAAATTAATACAAGAACCATATCATCAATCAGTAACCCAACACAAGTCTGATTTCTTAGGTTTACATGTGCTATTAAAATATAAACTTTTGAACGAGATCAATGAGATGTTATTGTAATGATAATGTACGTGCACTAAATCTAAAGATACAAGTTTAATTTGGATATATTTAAATCAATTTTGAACCTTGAATCTGACAGTAGCAGATCCCTTGTACCAACAACACACCCTTATAACTCCACTGCATTTTTATACTTTATTGTAAGCCTTTTCGATTTTCCGATTCAACTTTTACTTTAAATAGTTAATAATTTCAGTTTGCTCATTTAAGTATTCAAATTTGGTTTCAATATAAATACTTTTAATTTTAGCTATTTTGATCAAATTGATAACGTGACTGTTAAACTTTGTTTAAAAATCAATCAGATGATGATGAACACATTCCCTCCTTCCTATCTGGTGTATCAGCACTCGAACATagaaagaaaaatgagagactAGAGTTTACGTGGTTCGGCCTTGAATGAGCTACACCACAGGAAGAAAGACGACCAACTCTTTTATTCAATCACCAAAGAGAGTATTTACAAGTAAAAATATTATGAATAGCACTCAAGAATTTTACAATCAAGCCTAATCTCCTTGATTCTCCATCGCCTTCTTGAGCTTGTGCCTCTTGTAACTCTACTTGTGTGTGTTCTATATCTTTGCTTCAGCTGAGAGCCCCCGGCCCTCTTTATAAATCAGGATTTGACTTGTGTTCCTTTCTTCACAGCTTATCCCAACTCCCCAAAGTAACGGCTCCCAACTCCATTCAACTAACAGAACACATCCAGTCAACCAACTCTACGGTTTTCAGCTCCCATTTAACTTAAATTTTTTGAGAGACACCGACCTTCTCTCAACATTGACATCACACAATTCCACAATTTTCGACGTCACATTTAGCATTTTATAGGTgtcgaaaattaaattttaatgtaTCTAACTGAATTTGgatcaaaataaaaaactaaataaattaatagacaaaaaaactatttttcctaatttaaaatgctaggaaaaataatttttgtgaATTATCAAATCAAATCGCATAGTATACGCTTCTTTCTAGG from Primulina eburnea isolate SZY01 chromosome 6, ASM2296580v1, whole genome shotgun sequence encodes:
- the LOC140835233 gene encoding two-component response regulator ORR26-like isoform X2 produces the protein MMDSNGFSSPKPDSFPAGLRVLVVDDDPTWLKILEKMLKKCSYEVMTCNLAREALDLLREKKDGFDIVISDVNMPDMDGFKLLEHVGLEMDLPVIMMSVDGETSRVMKGVQHGACDYLLKPIRMKELRNIWQHVLRKRMHEVRDIEGHESVTEQPDDVYLFGGDLNSGKKRKDADNKHDERACGNLLSVKKSRVVWTVDLHQKFVTAVNQIGLSIGPKKILDLMGVPWLTRENVASHLQKYRLYLSRLQKENELKIVFGGVKNSAITSKDPAENVCLENSDTQIHKNLMPNSDAKFCDVNGKGILSMPMGDCMNSLFGDVKDASESAPAPSRISCDSDVKSEHKIQVQYSSLQFKQEHNPQFQSEKQFDHMMSPIQVDSLESIFNHNRIQTEDHRESRSQGTGKVTKVESVGALFSVQPERSISCSTLNMKSHNSGQNPFDNTECDQRNLILETGSTFRLWDEVFNSYSKEPGNIESYGLGDRELIYDVSPHLYGSLDVEHEYGSDTLEHPVIGRGLYIA
- the LOC140835233 gene encoding two-component response regulator ORR26-like isoform X1, translated to MMDSNGFSSPKPDSFPAGLRVLVVDDDPTWLKILEKMLKKCSYEVMTCNLAREALDLLREKKDGFDIVISDVNMPDMDGFKLLEHVGLEMDLPVIMMSVDGETSRVMKGVQHGACDYLLKPIRMKELRNIWQHVLRKRMHEVRDIEGHESVTEQPDDVYLFGGDLNSGKKRKDADNKHDERACGNLLSVKKSRVVWTVDLHQKFVTAVNQIGLSKVGPKKILDLMGVPWLTRENVASHLQKYRLYLSRLQKENELKIVFGGVKNSAITSKDPAENVCLENSDTQIHKNLMPNSDAKFCDVNGKGILSMPMGDCMNSLFGDVKDASESAPAPSRISCDSDVKSEHKIQVQYSSLQFKQEHNPQFQSEKQFDHMMSPIQVDSLESIFNHNRIQTEDHRESRSQGTGKVTKVESVGALFSVQPERSISCSTLNMKSHNSGQNPFDNTECDQRNLILETGSTFRLWDEVFNSYSKEPGNIESYGLGDRELIYDVSPHLYGSLDVEHEYGSDTLEHPVIGRGLYIA